In one Cytophagia bacterium CHB2 genomic region, the following are encoded:
- a CDS encoding GHKL domain-containing protein — protein MILEPGPSAMRVFFASLIRLSGLLSWTVLSAQSLLPVSDDQLRFERLSVEQGLSQNTVQCILQDRRGFMWFGTQDGLNKYDGYAFTVYKPDPQDPQSLSSTRIESLFEDHTGTLWVGTDGGGLNQFDAASETFRNYQHDPKNRQSLSNNHVLTIYEDRAGTLWIGTEKGLNRFDRTMGAFKRYQNDANNPESLGHNSVSSLYEDEAGVLWIGTWGGGLSRLNPADREEGTFVHCRHDPGNRQSLSDNVVRAIAGDLQGTLWIATKSGLSCLRRENRDTGIFQRYQFDSNNPSGLSHDDVWPVYVDRNGALWIGTYGGGLSRFDAATQSFRHYQHDPQNPFSLGSNEVYAIREDQSGAIWIGTRDGVSRVDRTPLSFRHYQHDPKNPRSLSDNSIWTIYEDRAGNVWIGTMSGGLNLFDRITETFTHYQNDPKDSRSLSNNSVWTVYEDRAGDLWIGTRGGLSRMSRDARGQARFRNYQRDSKSLQGLSHNWVTSIHEDRARSGVLWLGTWGGGLNRFDRATETFRHFRNDANNSRSISSNAIWLIHEDRAGRVWIATEAEGLDEFDPATEAFRHYQHDPKNPNSLSNNSIWSIHEDDDGVLWIGTRAGLNRFDPQTETFKHYREKDGLPNEVIYGILGDEHGHLWLSTNKGLSKFDPQAETFRNYDVHDGLQSNEFNADAAFRSRNGELFFGGINGFNVFLPESVRDNPYIPPIVVTGLKRYNTDVTGGAALTEKGIAATSHISLTYKDEILSFEVAALNFRNSAKNQYAYKLEGLHDRWFQLGAKREITFTNLDPGDYTLRVKGSNNDGVWNEEGAALHLTITPPWWRTKWMYAFYAALGLGFLFAARRFELNRREQKARIRESELHAQAAEAQAKALQAENERKELELQKAAELKVAYEALGKAHEHLQATQQQLITQEKLASLGQLTAGIAHEIKNPLNFVNNFAALSVELAAELHEEIAKIIDSGANIADRDQRAAIEEILAALMQNAEKINHHGKRADSIVKSMMQHARGSSHQRESANINALLEGAVNLMYHGLRANDASFNITIEKDYDESIGELEVAPQDLSRVFLNVLNNAAYAAHQKKKISPQNFSPTLSVATRNLNGKVEVRIRDNGNGIPKDICEKIFTPFFTTKPAGQGTGLGLSISYDIIVQQHRGQIEVKSEEGLFTEFVISLPKAE, from the coding sequence ATGATTCTTGAGCCAGGGCCTTCGGCCATGAGAGTATTCTTCGCTTCCCTCATTCGTTTAAGCGGGCTATTGAGTTGGACAGTTTTGTCCGCCCAGTCTTTATTGCCGGTCTCGGACGATCAACTTCGATTTGAGCGGCTTTCCGTAGAGCAGGGACTCTCGCAGAACACGGTGCAGTGTATCCTGCAGGATCGCCGCGGCTTCATGTGGTTCGGCACGCAAGACGGCCTGAATAAATATGACGGCTATGCGTTTACTGTCTACAAACCGGATCCTCAGGACCCGCAAAGCCTAAGCAGCACGCGAATAGAATCGCTTTTCGAAGATCACACCGGAACACTCTGGGTCGGTACGGATGGCGGCGGCCTAAATCAATTCGACGCAGCCAGCGAGACCTTCAGGAATTATCAACACGATCCGAAAAATCGGCAGAGCTTGAGCAATAACCATGTTCTGACGATTTATGAAGATCGTGCTGGAACGCTTTGGATTGGTACGGAAAAAGGACTCAATCGCTTCGATCGTACGATGGGAGCCTTTAAACGATATCAAAACGATGCCAACAATCCAGAAAGCCTCGGCCACAATTCCGTCAGCTCGCTTTATGAGGACGAGGCGGGAGTGCTCTGGATTGGCACTTGGGGCGGCGGCCTTTCGCGTTTGAATCCTGCCGATCGAGAAGAAGGGACATTCGTTCATTGCCGGCACGATCCCGGCAACCGCCAAAGTCTGAGCGACAATGTCGTCAGAGCCATCGCAGGAGATCTGCAAGGAACGCTTTGGATTGCTACCAAGTCCGGGCTTTCTTGCCTGAGACGCGAGAATCGCGACACAGGAATTTTTCAGCGCTATCAATTTGATTCGAACAATCCTTCAGGTCTGAGTCATGACGACGTTTGGCCGGTTTATGTGGATCGCAACGGCGCGCTCTGGATTGGAACATATGGCGGAGGGCTTAGCCGCTTTGATGCGGCCACGCAAAGCTTCCGGCATTATCAGCATGACCCGCAAAACCCGTTTAGCTTGGGCAGCAATGAGGTTTATGCGATTCGTGAAGATCAATCCGGCGCGATTTGGATCGGCACGCGAGACGGCGTCAGCCGCGTTGATCGAACGCCGTTATCCTTCCGTCATTACCAGCATGATCCCAAGAATCCTCGCAGCTTGAGCGACAATTCCATCTGGACGATTTATGAAGATCGCGCCGGAAATGTTTGGATTGGCACGATGAGCGGCGGACTTAATTTGTTTGATCGCATCACTGAAACCTTCACGCATTATCAAAACGACCCGAAGGATTCTCGCAGCTTAAGCAACAACTCGGTGTGGACCGTTTATGAAGATCGCGCCGGTGATTTATGGATCGGCACACGAGGCGGGCTTTCGCGTATGAGCCGCGATGCCCGCGGCCAGGCGCGCTTTCGCAACTATCAACGCGATTCCAAGTCTCTTCAGGGTTTAAGCCACAATTGGGTGACCTCGATTCACGAAGATCGCGCCCGATCAGGGGTGCTCTGGCTTGGCACGTGGGGCGGCGGACTCAATCGCTTCGACCGCGCCACAGAAACGTTCCGGCATTTTCGCAATGATGCCAATAATTCCCGCAGCATCAGTTCGAATGCGATCTGGTTGATTCATGAAGATCGAGCAGGAAGAGTATGGATTGCGACGGAAGCCGAGGGCCTCGATGAATTTGATCCCGCCACCGAAGCCTTCCGGCATTATCAACATGATCCCAAGAACCCGAATAGCCTGAGCAATAATTCGATCTGGTCGATTCATGAAGATGACGACGGCGTGTTGTGGATTGGCACGCGAGCGGGGCTAAACCGGTTCGATCCCCAAACGGAAACATTCAAACATTATCGCGAAAAAGACGGTTTGCCCAATGAAGTGATTTATGGCATCCTGGGTGACGAGCACGGCCATCTTTGGTTGAGCACCAACAAAGGCCTATCCAAATTCGATCCCCAAGCCGAAACCTTTCGCAACTATGATGTGCATGATGGCCTGCAGAGCAACGAATTCAACGCTGATGCGGCATTTCGAAGCCGCAACGGCGAATTGTTTTTTGGGGGAATCAACGGCTTCAATGTGTTTCTTCCGGAGAGCGTGCGGGACAATCCTTACATTCCGCCTATAGTCGTCACGGGCTTAAAACGGTATAACACCGACGTTACCGGCGGCGCCGCGCTCACGGAAAAGGGAATAGCCGCAACGTCGCACATTTCTTTGACCTACAAGGATGAGATTCTCTCGTTTGAAGTGGCGGCGCTCAATTTTCGAAATAGCGCGAAAAACCAGTATGCCTATAAGCTGGAAGGATTGCATGATCGTTGGTTTCAACTCGGCGCCAAACGGGAAATCACTTTCACCAATCTTGATCCCGGCGACTATACGCTGCGCGTGAAAGGTTCAAATAACGACGGTGTGTGGAACGAGGAAGGCGCGGCGCTGCACCTCACCATCACGCCGCCGTGGTGGCGGACGAAATGGATGTATGCGTTTTACGCGGCCCTGGGCCTGGGTTTTCTCTTTGCCGCCAGAAGGTTCGAGCTGAATCGGCGTGAACAGAAGGCCAGAATCCGAGAATCTGAATTGCACGCGCAGGCGGCAGAAGCGCAAGCCAAGGCCCTGCAAGCGGAGAACGAACGCAAAGAATTGGAGCTGCAAAAAGCCGCCGAGTTGAAGGTGGCTTATGAGGCTTTGGGAAAAGCGCACGAGCATTTGCAGGCGACACAACAGCAGCTTATTACCCAGGAAAAACTGGCTTCGTTGGGCCAGCTCACCGCCGGCATCGCGCACGAGATCAAAAACCCGCTGAACTTTGTGAATAATTTTGCCGCGTTATCAGTAGAACTGGCGGCAGAGTTGCATGAGGAAATTGCAAAGATTATCGATAGTGGCGCAAATATCGCCGATCGCGACCAGCGCGCCGCGATCGAGGAAATTCTTGCCGCGTTGATGCAGAACGCGGAAAAAATCAATCATCACGGCAAGCGCGCCGACAGCATCGTGAAGAGCATGATGCAGCACGCGCGCGGGTCTTCCCATCAGCGCGAAAGCGCGAATATCAACGCGTTGCTGGAGGGTGCGGTGAATCTCATGTATCACGGCTTGCGGGCGAATGATGCTTCGTTCAATATTACCATTGAGAAGGATTACGATGAATCGATCGGCGAGTTGGAGGTGGCGCCGCAGGATTTGAGCCGGGTGTTCTTGAACGTCTTGAACAATGCCGCTTACGCCGCACATCAAAAGAAGAAAATCTCTCCCCAGAATTTTTCGCCAACATTGTCTGTCGCAACCAGAAATTTGAATGGTAAAGTCGAAGTCCGCATTCGCGACAACGGCAATGGCATTCCCAAAGATATTTGCGAGAAAATTTTTACGCCTTTCTTTACGACGAAACCGGCCGGTCAGGGCACCGGCTTGGGATTGTCGATCAGCTACGATATCATCGTGCAGCAACATCGCGGGCAGATCGAGGTGAAAAGTGAAGAAGGGCTTTTCACCGAATTTGTGATCAGCTTGCCAAAAGCAGAATGA
- a CDS encoding trypsin-like peptidase domain-containing protein, translated as MPTLPKSPGVLYRFLSARGLTFLLFALMLAISPAAGQQESVVLVHAGKASGYGVAYGNPGNIVTALHVVAGRSPITVVWKNQKFSAAIEKTYKPADLALLRLQASPPPNIPALKIYPGNPPLDTPLNFWEAPEKMFRMDKKETKLNRAVPLEQLDNRLERNSAALAQALCSDGQSNYPTLKTSVFKFEEKNIRKAHSGSPLTFQGHIVGLVDGGPPINGKGFIWAIPAAGNFARLLSEGSTAIPRSACSSERLYSGLRADNPHLENDPVLAELAENEPFTFVDDNGNTIVFTHEYRATCKDVYDTMFEEEQAYIRDLVTENEASFDEGERATLYDLYEQLIDVYQEENTGASIAIPAQSDLSIEKSEGHTLIEASSPFEGITMIIFARSNNSLEESRAAMTWFESYILSDREDWATDPEDEDEIDDFLDDEEEPYYSKLMGRAAVDENGDPVAELFASLTIDGDDFLGVVVKVNDWQTVDDDKEERLFYYMMEACAMLTDFAYY; from the coding sequence GTGCCAACTCTCCCCAAATCACCAGGAGTGCTTTACCGTTTTTTGAGTGCTCGCGGACTTACCTTCCTGTTATTCGCTTTGATGCTGGCGATTTCGCCCGCCGCGGGTCAGCAAGAATCCGTGGTGCTGGTGCATGCCGGCAAAGCCTCCGGCTACGGCGTGGCTTACGGCAATCCGGGCAATATCGTCACCGCGCTTCACGTTGTAGCCGGGCGCTCGCCGATAACCGTGGTGTGGAAAAACCAAAAATTTTCTGCGGCGATTGAAAAAACCTATAAACCGGCTGATTTAGCCCTCCTGCGCTTGCAGGCCTCTCCCCCGCCCAACATCCCGGCGTTGAAAATTTATCCAGGCAATCCTCCGTTGGACACGCCACTCAATTTTTGGGAAGCGCCGGAAAAAATGTTTCGCATGGATAAGAAAGAAACCAAGCTCAATCGCGCCGTGCCGCTGGAGCAATTGGATAATCGCCTCGAGCGAAACTCGGCAGCCCTGGCGCAAGCGCTCTGCTCAGACGGCCAGAGCAATTATCCAACCTTGAAAACCAGTGTTTTTAAGTTTGAGGAAAAGAACATCAGAAAAGCGCATTCCGGCTCGCCCTTGACTTTTCAGGGACACATCGTCGGCCTGGTTGACGGCGGTCCTCCGATTAACGGCAAAGGTTTTATCTGGGCCATTCCAGCAGCCGGCAATTTTGCCAGATTATTGAGCGAGGGCTCGACCGCCATTCCTCGCAGCGCCTGTAGCTCCGAACGGCTGTACAGCGGCCTGCGCGCCGACAATCCGCATTTGGAAAATGATCCGGTGCTGGCGGAATTGGCGGAGAACGAGCCTTTTACGTTTGTCGATGACAACGGCAATACCATCGTCTTTACCCACGAGTACCGTGCGACTTGTAAGGACGTCTATGACACCATGTTCGAAGAAGAGCAAGCGTATATTCGTGATCTGGTAACGGAAAATGAAGCGTCCTTTGACGAAGGCGAACGGGCAACCCTATACGATTTGTATGAACAGCTCATCGACGTCTATCAAGAAGAGAATACCGGCGCCTCCATTGCTATTCCGGCGCAAAGCGACTTGAGTATTGAAAAAAGCGAAGGCCACACTCTGATCGAAGCCTCCAGTCCCTTCGAGGGCATCACCATGATTATTTTTGCGCGCAGCAATAACTCTCTCGAAGAAAGCCGGGCCGCGATGACATGGTTTGAAAGTTATATTCTCAGTGACCGCGAGGACTGGGCTACCGATCCTGAAGATGAGGATGAGATCGATGATTTTCTGGATGATGAAGAGGAGCCTTACTACAGCAAGCTCATGGGACGAGCCGCCGTGGATGAGAACGGCGATCCTGTCGCAGAGCTTTTTGCTTCTCTCACCATTGATGGAGATGATTTTCTCGGGGTTGTCGTCAAGGTGAACGATTGGCAAACGGTGGATGATGACAAGGAGGAACGGCTGTTCTACTATATGATGGAAGCCTGCGCGATGCTGACGGATTTTGCCTACTATTGA